One genomic segment of Acanthochromis polyacanthus isolate Apoly-LR-REF ecotype Palm Island chromosome 9, KAUST_Apoly_ChrSc, whole genome shotgun sequence includes these proteins:
- the ankrd45 gene encoding ankyrin repeat domain-containing protein 45 isoform X2, whose product MSMQEEIFSCVQSGDLEALKQLLEGVEESEESLEQKLFTRRDEVGRNVLMIATMLGRSDTVRELVGHGAPVNEQTVRGYSALHLAACWGHEDTMRTLLELGADLQAETFRGERPVDLSRTYSRTDCTERLILAEAKQDLMSYIHRVKETIADSEKKLTKEEKNICTRVFSAKSDWIQNVKNPTVSDFTAQRQNFEEALQPVLNKLSALSETPVKPAGKI is encoded by the exons ATGTCGATGCAGGAAGAAATCTTCAGCTGTGTTCAGTCCGGAGACCTGGAGGCTTTGAAGCAGCTTCTCGAAGGTGTGGAGGAATCAGAAGAGTCTCTGGAACAGAAGCTGTTCACTCGGAGGGACGAAGTGGGCAGAAACGTCCTGATGATCGCCACCATGTTGGGACGGAGCGACACCGTCCGGGAGCTGGTCGGACACGGAGCCCCGGTGAACGAGCAGACCGTCAGAG GTTATTCGGCGCTGCATCTCGCTGCCTGTTGGGGCCACGAGGACACAATGAGGACTCTGCTGGAGCTGGGAGCTGACCTCCAGGCTGAGACCTTCAGAGGAGAGAGACCTGTAGACCTGTCCAGGACCTACTCCAGGACAGACTGTACCGAGCGTCTCATCCTGGCTG AAGCTAAACAGGACCTGATGTCGTACATACACCGTGTTAAAGAAACGATCGCCGACTCAGAGAAGAAACTGACCAAGGAGGAAAAG AACATCTGTACTCGTGTTTTCTCTGCAAAGTCAGACTGGATTCAGAACGTCAAAAACCCGACAGTTTCAGACTTCACAGCCCAAAGGCAGAACTTTGAGGAAGCTCTTCAGCCCGTTCTCAACAAGCTGTCAGCTCTCT CTGAGACGCCCGTCAAGCCGGCAGGAAAGATCTAA
- the ankrd45 gene encoding ankyrin repeat domain-containing protein 45 isoform X1 — MSMQEEIFSCVQSGDLEALKQLLEGVEESEESLEQKLFTRRDEVGRNVLMIATMLGRSDTVRELVGHGAPVNEQTVRGYSALHLAACWGHEDTMRTLLELGADLQAETFRGERPVDLSRTYSRTDCTERLILAEAKQDLMSYIHRVKETIADSEKKLTKEEKNICTRVFSAKSDWIQNVKNPTVSDFTAQRQNFEEALQPVLNKLSALSAETPVKPAGKI; from the exons ATGTCGATGCAGGAAGAAATCTTCAGCTGTGTTCAGTCCGGAGACCTGGAGGCTTTGAAGCAGCTTCTCGAAGGTGTGGAGGAATCAGAAGAGTCTCTGGAACAGAAGCTGTTCACTCGGAGGGACGAAGTGGGCAGAAACGTCCTGATGATCGCCACCATGTTGGGACGGAGCGACACCGTCCGGGAGCTGGTCGGACACGGAGCCCCGGTGAACGAGCAGACCGTCAGAG GTTATTCGGCGCTGCATCTCGCTGCCTGTTGGGGCCACGAGGACACAATGAGGACTCTGCTGGAGCTGGGAGCTGACCTCCAGGCTGAGACCTTCAGAGGAGAGAGACCTGTAGACCTGTCCAGGACCTACTCCAGGACAGACTGTACCGAGCGTCTCATCCTGGCTG AAGCTAAACAGGACCTGATGTCGTACATACACCGTGTTAAAGAAACGATCGCCGACTCAGAGAAGAAACTGACCAAGGAGGAAAAG AACATCTGTACTCGTGTTTTCTCTGCAAAGTCAGACTGGATTCAGAACGTCAAAAACCCGACAGTTTCAGACTTCACAGCCCAAAGGCAGAACTTTGAGGAAGCTCTTCAGCCCGTTCTCAACAAGCTGTCAGCTCTCT CAGCTGAGACGCCCGTCAAGCCGGCAGGAAAGATCTAA
- the bpnt2 gene encoding inositol monophosphatase 3 → MAPMGIRLSPLGVAVFCLLGVGVIYHLYAGVISSRLAAFRQRRKVDLRELLAVSIEAAVLGGKEVKKVREENGLNEKTKGKTKEGAKELLTTGDLKSHRKMFNLLKNTFPEVKVYSEEHDDVVDQTLAWSRNIPEYVLEKIKGRKEVNPESITVWIDPLDATQEYTENLVKYVTTMVCVALEGKPVIGVIHRPFTGFTAWAFVGQASNMNSRSSYSATPSKVIVSRSHSGQVKNYIREAFGNGTAITEAGGAGYKVLSLLEMPPSEAGSIDQADLYVHITFIKKWDICAGAALLNAQGGHMTTLKGEDIDYSETALNTGGLVASVGVDHKAIVKKLPDYDPGKH, encoded by the exons ATGGCTCCGATGGGCATCCGGCTGTCCCCGCTCGGTGTGGCGGTGTTCTGCCTCCTTGGAGTCGGCGTCATCTACCACCTGTATGCCGGGGTCATCTCCAGCCGCCTGGCTGCTTTCAG acagaggaggaaggtggatcTGAGAGAGCTGCTGGCCGTCTCAATAGAGGCTGCAGTCCTGGGTGGCAAGGAG GTAAAGAAGGTGCGTGAAGAAAACGGCCTGAACGAGAAGACAAAGGGAAAGACGAAGGAAGGAGCCAAAGAACTTCTAACTACGGGTGACCTGAAGTCTCACAGGAAGATGTTTAACCTGCTGAAGAACACGTTCCCTGAAGTCAAG GTGTACAGCGAGGAGCACGACGACGTGGTGGATCAGACGCTCGCCTGGAGCCGGAACATTCCAGAATATGTACTGGAGAAAATCAAGGGGAGGAAGGAAGTTAATCCTGAGAGCATCACCGTGTGGATCGATCCTCTGGATGCGACACAAGAGTACACAG AGAACCTGGTGAAATATGTGACCACTATGGTGTGTGTGGCTCTAGAAGGTAAACCAGTTATCGGGGTCATACATCGGCCGTTCACTGGTTTCACTG CCTGGGCGTTTGTAGGTCAGGCATCAAACATGAATTCCCGCTCATCCTACAGCGCCACTCCGTCCAAAGTGATCGTCTCGCGTTCACACTCCGGACAAGTTAAAAATTACATCCGTGAGGCTTTTGGAAACGGCACAGCGATCACAGAAGCAGGTGGAGCAG GGTACAAGGTGCTGTCGCTGCTGGAGATGCCTCCAAGTGAAGCCGGTTCCATAGACCAGGCAGATCTCTACGTCCACATCACCTTCATTAAGAAGTGGGACATCTGCGCCGGTGCAGCTCTGCTGAACGCACAGG GAGGTCACATGACCACTCTGAAGGGGGAGGACATCGACTACAGTGAAACTGCTCTCAACACAGGAGGACTGGTGGCCAGCGTGGGAGTGGATCATAAGGCCATCGTGAAAAAACTGCCAGACTACGACCCTGGAAAGCACTGA
- the dars2 gene encoding aspartate--tRNA ligase, mitochondrial, whose product MAASSRFVLRRLFSGLRGVSVRCRSSTSTSSQGRQLLRAQTRHVSCSTGLNGAAAASTGLSSLSFRSHTCGELRTDHVGEKVTLCGWVQYLRQDLFIILRDFSGLTQILIPQEKSASNLKAVLCDLTVESVVKVTGTVRKRPAGQENKTMPTGEIEVLAADVQVFNVCQKLPFEIKDFVKKSESLRMQYRYLDLRSSQMQKNLRLRSQLVMKMRDYLCNVHGFVDVETPTLFKRTPGGAKEFVVPSREPGLFYSLPQSPQQFKQLLMVAGVDRYFQIARCYRDEGSKPDRQPEFTQVDIEMSFVDQAGIMSLVEGLLHHSWPAEKGPIKVPFQVMKYEEAMRDYGVDKPDTRFSMKLIDLSDVFSSTEIEFLRSAFSQPGGSVQALCVPSGAKVFTGKDLEELKQTARTQFGQEVTLVQFRPDGTLKSPLKKLLSASVTDNLLKTTEAKPGDLLLIAAGSVHTVRPLLGNLRLQAVQLLESRGVSLRDSSAFHFLWVVDFPLFVPKEDDPEELESAHHPFTAALPEDAHLIYSEPHKVRGQHYDLVLNGCEIGGGSIRIHDASEQLHVLKNILKEDPSLLTHLLEALASGAPPHGGIALGLDRLVSIMVGAPSIRDVIAFPKSFRGHDLMSGAPDSVSEEELKPYHISVKWPTEQRGGGGEDK is encoded by the exons ATGGCAGCAAGCAGCAGGTTTGTGCTTCGGAGGCTGTTTAGTGGACTCAGAGGTGTCAGTGTTCGGTGTCGGAGCTCCACCTCGACCTCCAGTCAAGGACGGCAGCTACTAAGAGCTCAGACCAGACATGTGAGCTGCTCGACCGGACTGAacggagctgctgctgcctccacag GTCTCAGCAGTTTGTCCTTCAGGAGTCACACCTGTGGAGAACTGAGAACCGATCATGTGGGAGAGAAAGTTACTCTGTGTGGTTGGGTCCAATACCTCAG ACAAGACCTGTTCATCATCCTGCGAGATTTCAGCGGCTTGACACAAATTTTAATTCCTCAGGAAAAA tctgcAAGTAATTTGAAAGCAGTGCTGTGTGACCTGACAGTCGAGTCTGTCGTCAAGGTTACGGGAACAGTCAGAAAACGACCAGCAGGACAAGAGAACAAG ACGATGCCAACAGGAGAGATAGAAGTCCTGGCTGCGGATGTGCAAGTTTTCAATGTTTGCCAGAAGCTGCCTTTTGAAATTAAAGACTTTGTCAAA aAGTCTGAGTCTTTGCGGATGCAGTATCGCTACCTGGACCTGAGGTCATCACAGATGCAGAAGAATCTCAGACTGAGGTCTCAGCtggtgatgaagatgagagaCTATCTGTGTAATGTGCACG GTTTTGTTGATGTGGAAACGCCCACTTTGTTCAAAAGAACACCAGGG GGAGCCAAAGAGTTTGTGGTTCCCTCCAGAGAGCCTGGTCTGTTTTACTCTTTACCTCAGAGTCCACAGCAGTTTAAACAGCTTCTGATGGTGGCCGGCGTCGACAG GTACTTCCAGATCGCTCGCTGCTACAGAGATGAAGGCTCCAAGCCAGACAGGCAGCCTGAGTTCACCCAG GTGGACATAGAGATGTCTTTTGTGGACCAGGCAGGTATCATGTCCCTGGTGGAGGGTTTGCTGCATCACTCCTGGCCTGCAGAGAAAGGTCCCATTAAGGTTCCTTTCCAGGTTATGAAATACGAAGAGGCCATGAGGGACTATGGGGTGGACAAACCTGACACCAGGTTCAGCATGAAG CTCATAGACCTCAGTGATGTTTTCTCATCCACGGAAATTGAATTCCTCAGATCAGCTTTCAGCCAACCGGGCGGCTCCGTTCAGGCCCTCTGCGTTCCCAGTGGAGCC AAAGTTTTCACTGGGAAAGATCTGGAAGAACTGAAACAAACAGCCAGGACTCAGTTTGGACAG GAGGTGACCTTGGTGCAGTTCAGACCAGACGGGACTTTAAAGTCTCCCCTGAAGAAGCTGCTGTCGGCCTCCGTCACAGATAATCTGCTGAAGACAACCGAAGCCAAACCAGGAGACCTGCTGCTGATAGCAGCCGGCTCCGTCCACACCGTG CGCCCGTTGCTCGGTAATCTCCGCCTGCAGGCTGTTCAGCTGCTGGAGTCTCGTGGCGTTTCACTCCGCGACAGTTCAGCCTTTCACTTCCTGTGGGTGGTGGACTTCCCTCTGTTTGTGCCAAAAGAAGACGACCCAGAGGAGCTGGAGTCGGCTCATCATCCGTTTACAGCTGCCCTGCCAGAAGATGCTCACCTGATCTACTCAGAGCCACACAAG GTTCGTGGTCAGCACTACGACCTGGTGTTGAACGGATGTGAGATCGGAGGAGGCTCCATTCGGATCCACGATGCTTCAGAGCAGCTTCATGTCTTGAAGAATATCCTCAAG GAGGATCCCAGTCTTCTCACACACCTGCTGGAGGCTCTGGCTTCAGGAGCGCCGCCTCATGGAGGCATTGCTCTGG GTTTGGATCGACTGGTCTCCATCATGGTCGGGGCTCCCAGCATCCGTGACGTCATCGCCTTCCCCAAGTCGTTCCGCGGTCACGACCTCATGAGCGGAGCACCCGACTCGGTGTCTGAGGAGGAGCTGAAGCCGTATCATATCTCTGTCAAATGGCCAACTGAGcaaagaggtggaggaggagaggacaaGTGA